A genomic region of Sulfuricurvum sp. IAE1 contains the following coding sequences:
- a CDS encoding sulfite exporter TauE/SafE family protein yields MNGIEWWLIVSIAFAGSFGHCIGMCGGFIVAYSSTKIDASMSRVAQLIRHGAYNLGRVSSYVVLGMLFGALGALLSFTMEMHGALFIFAGAVMVVTALGMFGVSSLIHALERGFSSNSLFKALFSRLIKSKGVGSFFALGVMNGFFPCGFVFFFAAKAAASASVIDGGLIMAAFGLATVPTLLALGQSVSFFKEIAFRQTMNRIAASAILIYGLYSIYYGLAYFFDLPL; encoded by the coding sequence ATGAACGGTATCGAATGGTGGCTGATCGTCTCAATCGCCTTTGCAGGAAGTTTCGGTCATTGCATCGGGATGTGCGGGGGGTTTATCGTCGCCTACAGCTCGACCAAAATCGATGCGTCGATGTCGCGTGTCGCCCAACTGATCCGCCACGGCGCCTACAATCTGGGGCGAGTGAGTTCCTATGTCGTTCTGGGGATGCTTTTCGGGGCGCTTGGAGCCTTGTTGAGCTTTACGATGGAGATGCACGGGGCCCTGTTCATTTTCGCCGGGGCCGTCATGGTCGTCACCGCACTGGGGATGTTCGGCGTCTCGTCGCTTATCCACGCCCTGGAGCGCGGTTTCTCCTCCAATTCTCTCTTCAAAGCCCTTTTTTCCCGCCTTATCAAAAGCAAAGGCGTCGGCAGCTTTTTCGCCCTCGGGGTGATGAACGGCTTTTTTCCCTGCGGTTTCGTCTTCTTTTTCGCCGCCAAAGCCGCAGCCTCCGCTTCGGTTATCGACGGGGGTCTGATCATGGCGGCATTCGGCCTCGCTACCGTTCCCACCCTCCTCGCGCTCGGGCAGTCGGTCAGTTTTTTCAAAGAGATCGCGTTTCGCCAGACGATGAACCGCATCGCCGCATCGGCCATTTTGATCTACGGTCTTTACAGTATCTATTACGGGCTGGCCTATTTTTTCGATTTGCCGCTGTAA
- a CDS encoding cation transporter yields MKKVLLSLAALVAVAGADQLVKLNVSGMTCPACVKNVKESLSEVKGVKESSVYLKEGRAEVKAAEGTKPEAMCDAIKQAGYGCKVVK; encoded by the coding sequence ATGAAAAAAGTTCTTCTCTCCCTTGCGGCGCTTGTGGCGGTGGCCGGTGCCGATCAGCTGGTCAAGCTCAACGTAAGCGGCATGACCTGCCCCGCGTGCGTCAAAAACGTTAAAGAATCCCTCTCCGAAGTAAAAGGGGTTAAAGAGAGCAGCGTTTATCTCAAAGAGGGGCGCGCGGAGGTCAAAGCGGCCGAGGGGACCAAGCCCGAAGCGATGTGCGACGCGATCAAGCAGGCGGG